Proteins encoded within one genomic window of Rhizobium bangladeshense:
- a CDS encoding spermidine synthase: protein MLPWIQLDSATIPGEEGELRLKRRGSEFSIMLGANELMNSRLSGSEEALATLAWERIKAHPTPRILIGGLGMGFTLRAALAVLPEDAAVTVAELVPAVIAWARGPMAEVFKGCLYDPRVVIHQGDVGEAIRAGKAAYDAILLDVDNGPDGLTRKSNDRLYDFAGLRAARDALRPGGVLAVWSSGPDPDFTRRLKDSGFPVDVVNTRANRKRGARHVIWLAVKLAR, encoded by the coding sequence ATGCTGCCCTGGATCCAGCTCGATTCCGCGACCATTCCCGGCGAAGAAGGCGAACTCAGGCTGAAGCGGCGCGGCAGCGAATTCTCGATCATGCTCGGGGCCAACGAGCTGATGAACAGCCGCCTCAGCGGCTCGGAGGAGGCGCTGGCGACCCTTGCCTGGGAGCGGATCAAGGCGCATCCAACGCCGAGAATCCTGATCGGCGGGCTCGGCATGGGCTTCACCCTGCGTGCCGCCCTTGCCGTTCTTCCCGAGGATGCCGCCGTCACCGTCGCCGAACTGGTGCCCGCCGTCATTGCCTGGGCGCGCGGGCCGATGGCCGAGGTCTTCAAAGGCTGCCTCTACGACCCGCGCGTCGTCATCCACCAGGGCGATGTCGGCGAGGCGATCCGTGCCGGCAAGGCTGCCTATGATGCGATCCTGCTCGATGTCGACAATGGCCCGGATGGGCTGACCCGCAAATCCAACGACCGGCTCTATGATTTCGCCGGCCTGCGCGCCGCCCGCGACGCGCTTCGTCCCGGCGGCGTGCTCGCCGTCTGGTCGTCCGGCCCCGATCCGGATTTCACCCGGCGCCTGAAGGACAGCGGCTTCCCCGTCGACGTCGTCAATACCCGGGCCAACCGCAAGCGCGGCGCCCGGCATGTGATCTGGCTGGCGGTTAAACTGGCCCGCTGA
- a CDS encoding ABC transporter substrate-binding protein gives MKKYLLAAAALTLLPGSAMAQTILTANIEPATTWVRNFNPFNQTSSRQSTLDFIYEPLVIFNRFDSNKPVYRLAESFKLSDDLKSIEFKLRPNLKWSDGKPLTAADVKFTYDYLKKFPALDFVSIWTFVTDVQAVDGQTVRFTLANPSSLAAEQISQLPIVPEHIWKDVADPVTFANETPVGSGPLTEVPRFTGQTYDQCRNPNYWDNAHLKVDCIRFPQLADNNQILTATADGTLDWGVSFIPDIDNVYVSKDPQHFHYWYSPSSMVAFLFNLETANENNKKAFTDVKFRRAVGMALDRKTMIDVAGYGYPTLNEDPGLMGELYKSWADPSVKADFGKFATYDADAAKALLDEAGYNDKDGDGFRDNPDGSKISFSIIVPNSWTDWVDTVNIAVEGMQAVGIDAKIETPEEAVWTGNLINGTFDAAINSLPASASPYYPYKRAFSASDKGKTRFTAQRWFNPDVEKLVTEFTHTADLAKQKEAINKAQRIVAENMPMIPVFNNPNWYQYNTRRFTGWSTKENPFVNPSISRTNPARLLNLLALEPVK, from the coding sequence ATGAAAAAATATCTACTTGCAGCCGCAGCACTGACGCTGCTTCCGGGATCCGCCATGGCGCAGACGATCCTGACGGCGAATATCGAACCGGCGACGACCTGGGTTCGCAATTTCAACCCGTTCAACCAGACATCGTCGCGCCAGTCGACGCTCGACTTCATCTACGAGCCGCTTGTTATTTTCAACCGTTTCGACAGCAACAAGCCGGTCTATCGCCTGGCCGAAAGCTTCAAGCTCTCCGACGATCTGAAGAGCATCGAATTCAAGCTGCGCCCGAACCTGAAATGGTCGGATGGCAAGCCGTTGACCGCAGCCGACGTCAAGTTCACCTATGACTACCTGAAGAAATTCCCGGCGCTCGACTTCGTCAGCATCTGGACCTTCGTGACCGATGTGCAGGCGGTCGACGGCCAGACGGTTCGCTTCACGCTCGCCAATCCGAGCTCGCTTGCCGCCGAGCAGATCTCGCAGCTGCCGATCGTCCCCGAACATATCTGGAAGGATGTCGCCGATCCCGTCACTTTCGCCAACGAGACCCCGGTCGGCAGCGGCCCGCTGACGGAAGTGCCGCGTTTCACCGGCCAGACCTACGACCAGTGCCGCAACCCGAACTACTGGGACAACGCGCATCTGAAGGTCGACTGCATTCGTTTCCCGCAGCTTGCCGACAACAACCAGATCCTGACGGCAACGGCCGACGGTACGCTCGACTGGGGCGTCTCCTTCATTCCCGATATCGACAACGTCTATGTCTCGAAGGACCCGCAGCACTTCCACTACTGGTATTCGCCGAGCAGCATGGTCGCCTTCCTGTTCAACCTGGAAACAGCGAATGAGAACAACAAGAAGGCCTTCACCGACGTGAAGTTCCGCCGCGCAGTCGGCATGGCGCTCGACCGCAAGACGATGATCGACGTCGCCGGCTATGGCTACCCGACGCTGAATGAAGACCCCGGCCTTATGGGCGAGCTCTACAAGAGCTGGGCGGATCCGTCCGTCAAGGCCGACTTCGGCAAGTTCGCCACTTATGACGCCGACGCCGCCAAAGCCTTGCTCGACGAGGCTGGTTATAATGACAAGGACGGCGACGGCTTCCGCGACAATCCCGACGGCAGCAAGATCTCCTTCTCGATCATCGTCCCGAACTCCTGGACGGACTGGGTCGACACCGTAAACATTGCCGTCGAAGGTATGCAGGCGGTCGGCATCGACGCCAAGATCGAAACGCCTGAGGAAGCCGTCTGGACCGGCAACCTCATCAACGGAACCTTCGATGCGGCGATCAACAGCCTGCCCGCTTCGGCCTCGCCGTATTACCCCTACAAGCGCGCCTTCAGCGCCTCGGACAAGGGCAAGACCCGCTTCACAGCGCAGCGCTGGTTCAATCCCGATGTCGAGAAGCTCGTCACCGAGTTCACCCATACCGCCGACCTTGCCAAGCAGAAGGAAGCGATCAACAAGGCGCAGCGCATCGTCGCCGAAAACATGCCGATGATTCCGGTCTTCAACAATCCGAATTGGTATCAATACAACACCAGACGCTTCACCGGCTGGTCGACCAAGGAGAACCCCTTCGTCAACCCGTCGATCTCGCGCACCAATCCGGCGCGCCTCTTGAACCTGCTCGCTCTCGAGCCCGTCAAGTAA
- a CDS encoding HpcH/HpaI aldolase family protein produces MSAAEIDGFADRIRKHRGGMISGWVGIPDAMLVNHLAQEAFDAVVLDMQHGMWDMQSAANAVAQTRLAGKPAIARIPVGDFASASRLLDAGASGVIAPMINSAEDARALVRTTKYPPLGERSWGPSLALNHSGLSADAYLKNANELTVAIAMVETRAALDAIDGILGVTGIDGIFVGPADLSIALSNGDQVAPNAAEIDSAMQHAVSRCRAHGKFACAYAGDGERAGELLKFGFDLVIAGAETVQLRAGARRAINAARRIASGG; encoded by the coding sequence ATGAGCGCAGCTGAAATCGATGGCTTTGCGGACCGGATCAGGAAGCATCGAGGCGGCATGATCTCCGGCTGGGTCGGCATCCCCGACGCCATGCTCGTCAACCATCTGGCGCAGGAAGCTTTCGATGCAGTCGTGCTGGATATGCAGCATGGGATGTGGGACATGCAGTCGGCGGCAAACGCCGTCGCTCAGACGCGTCTTGCCGGCAAGCCGGCCATCGCGCGCATTCCCGTCGGCGATTTCGCCTCGGCCTCGCGGCTGCTCGATGCCGGTGCCTCCGGTGTCATCGCGCCGATGATCAATTCGGCCGAGGATGCGCGAGCGCTCGTCAGGACCACGAAATATCCGCCCCTCGGCGAGCGCAGCTGGGGGCCATCTCTTGCGCTGAACCATTCCGGCCTGTCGGCCGATGCCTATCTCAAGAACGCCAACGAGCTCACCGTCGCCATCGCCATGGTCGAGACCCGCGCCGCCCTCGATGCGATCGACGGCATTCTCGGGGTGACCGGCATTGACGGCATTTTCGTCGGCCCCGCCGATCTCTCGATTGCGCTGTCCAACGGTGACCAGGTGGCGCCGAACGCCGCCGAGATCGACAGCGCCATGCAGCACGCCGTTTCGCGCTGCCGCGCCCACGGCAAATTCGCCTGTGCCTATGCCGGCGACGGTGAGCGGGCCGGCGAACTGCTGAAATTCGGCTTCGATCTGGTCATCGCCGGTGCGGAGACGGTGCAACTGCGCGCCGGCGCCCGCCGGGCGATCAATGCTGCGCGCAGGATCGCTTCCGGCGGCTGA
- a CDS encoding ABC transporter ATP-binding protein, which produces MTQPLLSVRNLSIDYIGEEKDFRAVDDVSFDVAPGEVFGLAGESGCGKSTIAFAISRLHRPPALIRKESRILLDGRDVLGLDRQALAAFRWREVAMVFQSAMNSLNPVLRIEAQFYDVLRTHKNMSRAQARERTAEMLKLVDIAPDRMRDYPHQFSGGMRQRIVIAICMALDPKLVVMDEPTTALDVVVQREILQRINELRRRFGFSVLFITHDLGLMVQFCDRIGIMLAGKLVEQNGAEAIYKTPKHAYTKKLWASFPSLHGGVLL; this is translated from the coding sequence GTGACGCAGCCGCTGCTCTCCGTGAGGAACCTTTCCATCGACTATATCGGCGAGGAGAAGGATTTTCGCGCCGTCGACGATGTCAGCTTCGATGTCGCCCCCGGCGAGGTCTTCGGTCTTGCCGGCGAATCCGGCTGCGGCAAGAGCACCATCGCATTCGCCATCAGCCGCCTGCACAGGCCGCCGGCACTGATCCGCAAGGAGAGCCGTATCCTGCTCGACGGCCGCGACGTGCTCGGCCTCGACCGGCAGGCGCTCGCCGCCTTCCGCTGGCGCGAGGTGGCGATGGTTTTCCAGAGCGCCATGAATTCGCTGAATCCGGTGCTGCGCATCGAGGCTCAGTTTTACGATGTGCTGCGTACCCATAAGAACATGAGCCGCGCGCAAGCCCGCGAGCGCACCGCCGAGATGCTGAAACTGGTCGACATCGCGCCGGACCGCATGCGCGACTATCCGCACCAGTTTTCCGGCGGGATGCGCCAGCGCATCGTCATCGCCATCTGCATGGCGCTCGATCCGAAACTCGTCGTCATGGACGAGCCGACGACAGCGCTCGACGTTGTTGTCCAGCGCGAGATCCTCCAGCGCATCAACGAACTTCGTCGCAGATTCGGCTTCTCCGTGCTGTTTATCACCCATGATCTCGGGCTCATGGTGCAGTTCTGCGACCGCATCGGCATCATGCTTGCCGGCAAGCTCGTTGAGCAGAACGGCGCCGAGGCGATCTACAAGACGCCGAAGCACGCCTATACGAAGAAGCTCTGGGCCTCCTTCCCCTCGCTTCATGGAGGCGTGCTGCTGTGA
- the thiE gene encoding thiamine phosphate synthase has translation MKRFDLSLYLVLDSDLCAAIGMIETARLAVAGGATMVQLRDKHAGTPRMIETGRALKQALAGTGALLIVNDDVEAAVAIGADGLHIGQEDMDARTARTMIGPDMILGLSVETAPLASAVDPGLVDYTGVGPVFATPTKADHKQPIGFDGLARLVKASPVPSVAIGGLKASHVAEVFAAGARGLAVVSAIAGTPDPEAATRRIAAEIRKVRP, from the coding sequence ATGAAGCGCTTCGACCTTTCGCTCTATCTCGTTCTCGATTCCGATCTCTGCGCCGCGATCGGCATGATCGAGACCGCGCGCCTTGCCGTTGCCGGCGGCGCGACGATGGTGCAGCTGCGCGACAAACATGCGGGCACGCCCAGAATGATCGAGACCGGCCGAGCCTTGAAACAAGCGCTTGCGGGAACCGGCGCGCTGCTTATCGTCAATGACGATGTCGAGGCAGCGGTCGCCATAGGTGCCGACGGCCTGCATATCGGCCAGGAGGACATGGATGCGCGCACGGCACGGACTATGATCGGTCCCGACATGATCCTCGGCCTCTCGGTCGAGACAGCGCCGCTTGCTAGCGCCGTCGATCCCGGTCTCGTTGATTATACCGGCGTCGGACCGGTCTTTGCGACCCCGACCAAGGCCGACCACAAACAGCCAATCGGCTTTGACGGTCTTGCAAGGCTGGTGAAGGCCTCGCCGGTGCCGTCGGTCGCCATCGGCGGCCTCAAGGCGAGCCACGTGGCCGAGGTATTTGCCGCCGGCGCCAGAGGACTTGCCGTCGTCTCCGCCATCGCGGGCACGCCAGACCCCGAGGCGGCCACGCGCCGCATCGCCGCAGAAATCCGAAAGGTCCGCCCATGA
- a CDS encoding choline sulfate utilization transcriptional regulator produces MSERPPELGWMRLFVEIARLGSFSAAATLLGLTQPAVSYQIRRLEEQFGVTLLRRRHRGAELTAEGERLLEVTAKAIGDIDALARSFRVEAQRPVVRLRTDYAFSALWLIPRMDGFRHLHPETDMQIVATQRLAAGFRDEADVAVVFGTRAEFGSVGTLLLPERIVPVCTQGFLDRNGPFDDPGQLAKARLIHLDAPLPSPWFDWRSYFAEFSVLRDINAGRGDISFNTYSLVVQAALSEQGVAIGWMGLVDTLLSARMLLEAGPPLEAPDHGYWLVPPRSRNIHSERLSAWLSDEVKRNGG; encoded by the coding sequence ATGTCAGAACGACCGCCTGAGCTCGGATGGATGCGCCTGTTCGTCGAGATCGCCAGGCTCGGGAGCTTTTCAGCGGCTGCAACTCTTCTCGGGCTGACCCAGCCAGCCGTGAGCTACCAGATCCGCCGGCTGGAGGAGCAGTTCGGCGTCACCCTGCTGCGCCGGCGGCATCGCGGGGCCGAACTCACTGCCGAGGGCGAGCGGCTTCTTGAGGTCACCGCAAAAGCGATCGGCGACATCGATGCCCTCGCCCGCAGTTTCAGGGTCGAAGCTCAAAGACCGGTCGTCAGACTCAGGACCGATTACGCTTTCTCGGCGCTCTGGCTGATCCCACGTATGGATGGCTTTCGCCATCTGCATCCGGAAACGGATATGCAGATCGTCGCGACGCAGCGGCTTGCCGCCGGATTTCGCGACGAGGCAGATGTCGCGGTGGTTTTCGGTACGCGGGCGGAATTCGGCTCTGTCGGTACGCTGCTGTTGCCGGAGAGGATCGTGCCCGTCTGCACGCAGGGATTTCTCGATCGCAACGGCCCTTTCGACGATCCAGGACAGCTTGCCAAGGCGCGGCTCATTCATCTCGATGCGCCGCTGCCATCACCCTGGTTCGACTGGCGCAGCTATTTTGCCGAATTCTCGGTCCTGCGCGACATCAATGCCGGTCGCGGCGATATCAGTTTCAATACCTATTCATTGGTCGTTCAAGCCGCTCTGAGCGAGCAAGGGGTGGCGATCGGCTGGATGGGCCTGGTTGATACGCTTCTTTCGGCACGCATGCTGCTGGAAGCCGGCCCGCCGCTGGAGGCGCCCGACCACGGTTACTGGCTGGTGCCGCCGCGATCTCGGAACATCCACAGCGAGAGGCTGAGCGCCTGGCTGTCGGATGAGGTGAAGAGAAATGGTGGGTAA
- a CDS encoding ABC transporter permease, translated as MKVLFRNRKALTGLVIIAVIVVVAIAAPLLTQYDPAARTGRPHQPPSLDHLLGTTRIGQDVFARLLYGARTSLAVGFGAGLLITFVGTALGIISGYRGGKTDEIISFFTNMVLVVPNLPLLLVLAAFIGQASPLVIALILGATSWAWGARVTRAETLSVKQKDFVKSAEMMGEPQWRIMTFEIFPNVISIVGINFIGSVIFAIITEATLEFLGLGDPKAISWGAMLYNAQKASALSVGAWWDILTPCFALAFLGIGMSLLNFAVDEIANPRLRTGNHLKRWSLLVRAGEGRL; from the coding sequence ATGAAGGTCCTGTTTCGAAACCGCAAAGCGCTCACCGGCCTCGTCATCATCGCCGTCATCGTCGTCGTTGCGATCGCAGCGCCGCTGCTGACGCAATATGATCCCGCTGCCCGCACCGGCAGGCCGCATCAGCCGCCGTCGCTCGATCATCTGCTCGGCACGACCCGCATCGGCCAGGATGTCTTCGCCCGTCTGCTCTACGGCGCACGCACATCACTTGCCGTCGGCTTCGGCGCCGGCCTGCTGATCACCTTCGTCGGCACAGCGCTCGGCATCATCTCCGGTTATCGCGGCGGCAAGACGGATGAGATCATCAGCTTCTTCACCAACATGGTGCTCGTCGTTCCCAATCTGCCGCTGCTCTTGGTGCTCGCCGCCTTCATCGGCCAGGCAAGTCCGCTGGTCATCGCCCTCATCCTCGGCGCCACTTCCTGGGCCTGGGGCGCGCGCGTCACCCGCGCCGAGACGCTCTCCGTCAAGCAGAAGGATTTCGTCAAATCCGCCGAGATGATGGGCGAGCCGCAATGGCGCATCATGACATTCGAGATCTTCCCCAACGTGATCTCGATCGTCGGCATCAATTTCATCGGCAGCGTCATCTTCGCGATTATAACCGAGGCGACGCTGGAGTTTCTCGGCCTCGGCGATCCCAAAGCAATCTCCTGGGGCGCCATGCTCTACAATGCACAGAAGGCTTCGGCGCTTTCAGTCGGCGCCTGGTGGGATATTCTCACGCCCTGCTTCGCACTTGCCTTCCTCGGCATCGGCATGTCGCTGCTCAACTTCGCCGTCGACGAGATCGCGAATCCGAGGCTTCGCACCGGCAATCACCTGAAGCGCTGGTCCCTGCTCGTGCGTGCCGGGGAGGGTCGCCTGTGA
- a CDS encoding ABC transporter permease has product MAFLLRRLVFYMAAFIAAATINFFLPRLMPGDPVQIMFSSAGAELPPESLQALKLTFGFVDGPLWQQYLTYLGSIFTGDLGRSIKYFPLPVTSVLGHALVWTVGLMGTATIVSFALGTFLGIVAAWRRGSRFDVVVSVGAIFATSVPAVVTSLIVLFIFGFTLGWFPNGYAADPSLDPALSLQYIGSVAYHGILPMVTLCTVLIGGFTVTMRNNMINLLGEDYIVMARAKGLSDRHVMLWYAARNALLPTVSSLAIAIGTILGGSLVTEVVYNYPGLGNILYQAILARDYPVIQGQLLIMTATMLIANFIVDVSYILLDPRLKGA; this is encoded by the coding sequence ATGGCTTTTCTGCTTCGCCGCCTCGTCTTCTATATGGCAGCCTTCATCGCGGCAGCGACGATCAATTTCTTCCTGCCGCGGCTGATGCCGGGCGATCCGGTGCAGATCATGTTTTCGAGCGCCGGCGCCGAATTGCCGCCGGAAAGCCTGCAGGCGCTGAAGCTCACCTTCGGTTTCGTCGACGGCCCGCTCTGGCAGCAATATCTCACCTATCTCGGCAGTATCTTCACCGGCGATCTTGGCCGCTCGATCAAATATTTCCCGCTGCCGGTCACTTCGGTGCTCGGCCATGCTCTCGTCTGGACCGTCGGCCTGATGGGAACGGCAACGATCGTCAGCTTCGCGCTCGGCACCTTCCTCGGCATCGTCGCCGCCTGGCGGCGCGGCAGCAGGTTCGATGTCGTCGTCTCCGTCGGCGCGATCTTCGCGACCTCGGTACCAGCAGTGGTCACCTCGCTGATCGTGCTCTTCATCTTCGGCTTCACGCTTGGCTGGTTCCCGAATGGTTATGCCGCCGATCCATCGCTCGATCCGGCTCTCAGCCTGCAATATATCGGCAGCGTCGCCTATCACGGCATCCTGCCGATGGTGACGCTCTGCACCGTGCTGATCGGCGGCTTCACCGTCACCATGCGCAACAACATGATCAATCTGCTCGGCGAGGACTATATCGTGATGGCCCGCGCCAAGGGTCTGTCCGACCGGCATGTGATGCTCTGGTATGCGGCGCGCAATGCCCTGCTGCCGACCGTCTCCAGCCTTGCCATCGCCATCGGCACCATCCTCGGCGGCTCGCTGGTGACGGAGGTCGTCTACAACTATCCCGGCCTCGGCAACATTCTTTACCAGGCGATCCTCGCCCGCGATTACCCCGTCATCCAGGGCCAGCTCCTGATCATGACCGCGACCATGCTCATCGCCAATTTCATCGTCGACGTCAGTTATATCTTGCTCGACCCGCGGCTGAAGGGAGCATGA
- a CDS encoding ABC transporter ATP-binding protein: MSNAILALDQVTKTFGHGASAVHAARSISFSLHAGRALALVGESGSGKTTCARMAMREYQPTSGQILYKGRPVEGAKADEIARYRRSVQMIFQDPFASLNPAHTIAYHLRRPLKLHRPDIGGSKIDATIRELLQRVRLDPDLVAPKYPHELSGGQRQRVNIARALAVKPEVIVADEPTSMLDVSVRLGVLNLLNEMKQEMNLGLLYITHDIATARYVAEDIAVMYAGQIVEWGSTARVIDNPLHPYTRLLLSAVPDPDVRFGDPKARLRPGEVDDVRRRSAASQDEIVEVEADHFIRML; this comes from the coding sequence GTGAGCAATGCCATCCTCGCTCTAGACCAGGTAACGAAGACCTTCGGCCACGGCGCATCCGCCGTTCATGCTGCCCGCTCGATCTCATTTTCGCTGCATGCCGGCCGGGCATTGGCGCTCGTCGGCGAATCCGGCAGCGGCAAGACCACCTGCGCCCGGATGGCGATGCGCGAGTATCAGCCGACATCGGGGCAGATCCTCTATAAGGGCCGCCCGGTCGAAGGGGCCAAGGCGGACGAAATCGCCCGTTATCGCCGTTCCGTGCAGATGATCTTCCAGGACCCGTTCGCTTCACTCAACCCGGCCCATACGATCGCCTACCATCTGCGGCGACCACTGAAGCTGCATAGGCCGGATATCGGCGGCAGCAAGATCGACGCAACGATCCGAGAACTGCTGCAGCGCGTTAGGCTCGATCCCGATCTCGTTGCGCCGAAATATCCTCATGAGCTCTCCGGCGGCCAGCGCCAGCGCGTCAACATCGCACGCGCCCTTGCCGTCAAGCCTGAAGTCATCGTAGCCGATGAGCCGACCTCGATGCTCGACGTTTCGGTGCGCCTCGGCGTGCTCAACCTGCTGAACGAGATGAAGCAGGAGATGAATCTCGGCCTGCTCTACATCACCCATGACATCGCGACCGCCCGCTATGTCGCCGAGGACATCGCGGTGATGTATGCCGGCCAGATCGTCGAATGGGGCAGCACCGCCCGGGTGATCGACAATCCGTTGCATCCGTATACAAGACTGCTGCTCTCAGCCGTGCCCGATCCCGACGTCCGCTTCGGCGATCCGAAGGCGCGCCTGAGGCCCGGCGAGGTCGACGATGTCCGCCGCCGTTCCGCCGCATCGCAGGACGAGATCGTCGAAGTGGAAGCCGATCATTTCATTCGGATGCTCTGA
- a CDS encoding glycoside hydrolase family 3 N-terminal domain-containing protein, whose amino-acid sequence MSSTPLALFVGLPNPAISDDEFALFRDTNPLGLFVGRRNQREPEQTKRLVDRFREAVGRDDAPVFTDQEGGRVQHLDAGPWPLFRSFGQFAELARRDFDLGKKALRLSSQGMGAMMTELGLSSGCSPVLDLVFETTSAVIGARSFGPDPDFIAALGREVVDGLLETGNMPVMKHIPGHGRATLDSHKERPVVDASRETLIATDFKPFVALKDTPWAMVAHVVYSAYDAELPASISPVMHDVIRKDMGYEGVLISDCIFMESLAGTLPERVAQVLDAGFDIALHSHGDVRESEAAAKAARPLTDAALKRIAAGKARLGDLKIDYRAAHAEVEDMFASALIS is encoded by the coding sequence TTGTCCTCAACCCCGCTCGCCCTATTCGTCGGCCTCCCGAACCCTGCCATTTCGGATGACGAATTCGCGCTGTTTCGCGACACCAACCCGCTCGGCCTCTTCGTCGGGCGGCGCAATCAGCGCGAGCCGGAGCAGACGAAGCGGCTGGTCGACCGCTTCCGCGAAGCCGTCGGCCGCGACGATGCGCCCGTTTTCACCGACCAGGAAGGCGGCCGCGTCCAGCATCTCGATGCCGGTCCCTGGCCGCTCTTCCGCAGCTTCGGCCAATTCGCCGAGCTTGCCCGCCGCGATTTCGATCTCGGCAAAAAAGCACTGCGCCTTTCCTCCCAGGGCATGGGCGCGATGATGACGGAACTTGGCCTTTCCAGCGGTTGCTCGCCCGTTCTCGATCTCGTCTTCGAGACGACGAGCGCGGTCATCGGCGCCCGCTCCTTCGGCCCCGATCCGGACTTTATCGCCGCGCTCGGCCGGGAGGTGGTCGACGGCCTGCTCGAGACCGGCAACATGCCGGTCATGAAGCACATTCCCGGCCACGGCCGCGCGACGCTCGATTCCCACAAGGAGCGCCCGGTCGTCGATGCCAGCCGTGAGACCCTCATCGCCACCGATTTCAAACCATTCGTCGCGCTGAAGGATACGCCCTGGGCGATGGTCGCTCATGTCGTCTATTCGGCTTATGACGCGGAGCTGCCGGCGTCGATCTCGCCTGTTATGCACGACGTCATCCGCAAGGACATGGGTTACGAGGGCGTGCTGATCTCCGACTGCATCTTCATGGAGTCGCTTGCCGGCACGCTGCCGGAGCGGGTCGCCCAAGTGCTCGATGCCGGCTTCGACATCGCCCTCCACAGCCATGGTGACGTCAGGGAAAGCGAAGCCGCCGCCAAGGCGGCCCGCCCGCTGACGGATGCCGCCCTCAAGCGCATCGCCGCCGGCAAGGCCCGCCTCGGCGATCTCAAGATCGATTATCGCGCCGCCCACGCCGAAGTCGAAGACATGTTTGCAAGCGCGCTTATCTCCTGA
- a CDS encoding GNAT family N-acetyltransferase, protein MPDLLVSLYSNRLAELKKRADVVGASIRPALPPELHLVVNWVREQFSENWASEVSVAFSRQPVACLISVEGGKLLGFACYDTTARGFFGPTGVDPEARGKGIGLALFSACLQTMKALGHAYAFIGDAGPIDFYASTAGAIAIPAPDTGIYEGMLRSAPK, encoded by the coding sequence GTGCCAGACCTGCTTGTGAGCTTATATTCAAACAGGCTCGCGGAACTGAAAAAGCGGGCTGACGTCGTCGGCGCTTCCATCCGTCCGGCTCTTCCTCCGGAACTGCACCTCGTCGTCAACTGGGTTCGCGAACAATTCAGCGAGAATTGGGCGAGCGAGGTTTCCGTCGCTTTTTCCCGCCAGCCCGTCGCCTGTCTGATATCAGTCGAAGGTGGCAAGCTGCTCGGCTTTGCCTGCTATGACACGACGGCCCGCGGCTTCTTCGGCCCGACCGGCGTCGATCCGGAAGCACGCGGCAAAGGGATCGGCCTCGCGCTGTTTTCCGCGTGCCTCCAGACCATGAAGGCGCTCGGCCATGCCTATGCCTTCATCGGCGATGCCGGCCCCATCGATTTCTACGCGAGCACCGCAGGCGCGATCGCCATCCCTGCCCCCGATACGGGCATTTACGAAGGCATGCTGCGAAGCGCGCCGAAATGA
- the thiD gene encoding bifunctional hydroxymethylpyrimidine kinase/phosphomethylpyrimidine kinase produces MIRNVLSIAGSDPSGGAGIQADLKAFSARGVYGMAVLTALTAQNTQGVTGVHLVPPQFVADQIDAVFADVRVDAVKIGMIANAAIAEAVAAALADRRGIPIVLDPVMIAKGGATLLEPDAVDVLTRRLLPLATLLTPNLPEAAALLHQPVATNREEMAAQAERLRALGPAAVLVKGGHLDGEESPDVLSIADGLHWFEARRVPTKNTHGTGCTLSSALAAELAKGASAPEAVAIAKDYLAGAVAAAGKLSVGSGHGPVQHFHALWKEGE; encoded by the coding sequence ATGATCCGCAACGTTCTCTCCATCGCCGGCTCCGATCCATCCGGCGGCGCCGGCATCCAGGCCGACCTCAAGGCCTTTTCCGCCCGCGGCGTCTACGGCATGGCTGTGCTGACCGCGCTGACGGCGCAGAACACGCAGGGTGTGACCGGCGTGCATCTGGTGCCGCCGCAATTCGTCGCCGACCAGATCGATGCCGTCTTTGCCGATGTGCGCGTCGACGCCGTCAAGATCGGCATGATCGCCAATGCCGCCATCGCCGAGGCCGTCGCCGCAGCCCTTGCTGACCGGCGCGGCATTCCCATCGTCCTCGACCCGGTGATGATCGCCAAGGGCGGTGCCACCCTGCTTGAGCCTGACGCGGTCGACGTGCTGACCCGGCGGCTGCTGCCGTTGGCCACGCTTCTCACCCCGAACCTACCTGAAGCCGCCGCCCTGCTGCACCAGCCGGTTGCGACCAATCGCGAGGAGATGGCCGCCCAGGCAGAGCGATTGCGCGCCCTCGGTCCGGCCGCCGTGCTGGTCAAGGGCGGACACCTCGACGGTGAGGAAAGCCCCGACGTGCTTTCAATTGCCGACGGCCTGCACTGGTTCGAGGCCCGACGTGTACCGACCAAGAATACCCACGGCACCGGCTGCACGCTCTCCAGCGCACTGGCCGCCGAACTCGCCAAAGGCGCCTCGGCGCCAGAGGCCGTTGCCATCGCGAAGGATTATCTCGCCGGCGCGGTCGCAGCCGCCGGAAAGCTCAGCGTGGGCTCCGGGCACGGTCCGGTCCAGCATTTCCACGCGCTTTGGAAAGAGGGCGAATAG